The DNA segment ttaaatttattgagtTAATGCATTGTTAAATCAGTAGGTTGCCTGATCAATTATCGAgctgttttaatttttttcaagtcAATTATTTATTTGATTCAATTAGAGAACTGACTTAATTTTATATCCGAGTCATTAGCATACCAAATTAATCAAACAAGTcagatttaataataataattttcataCTTTATTTTAACAATCATTTGCAggctatttaataattattattttgggagtttaaaaattattattattattattattattattattattattattattattattattattattattattttgagtaATTTCTAtaattacttaaaaaaatttaaattttacaaaattttcatattttatttcttaaatttttcataaattcatatttattttTCAAAAGTAATCATATTACAGAAAAtatgttaaattaataataataataacaataataataataaattgaattatttaattttaattataaaagtcATATACTACCACtattaatttaaaacaatatttgattatattatttataaaaaaatatcatatatttatatttttgcaAAGTACCAttgttttttttatatttttataaagtgtctatttttattaattatatattttcaataaaataattaatctatAAAAAAATTGTATCACTTGATATAAATTTGcgaaatgaaataaataaatttcataaaaataaatgttaaaaatttataaaatatattatatttttatttttttattaattcaatatattttttgtatagtgatttaataaaaaaaaataaatactacTTTAAAAAAATTGTGACGTAAAATATCaggttgaaaattttcattttgcaAATTTATTTCAAGAAATTTAATATTTGTCTGGCCTAAGTAACTTTTGTTTTCAAATAACATTATCTcatattcttgaaattgggctaatAGATATTGAAATTGGGCTAATAAATATTCATGAACTAAAATGTTTTTTTGGGAATAGCAGGTGTCATGTGTTGTTATAGGAATTTAAAAGGGGAATAATTATTCTCTTACTTGGACATTTTTAAGGATATGAGAGATTTTTAcaagaatatatattttttaggttaaagtcagttttttttttttaatttgcacaCAAAAATTGGGGTGGCAATTAAGTGGCAAATTATCAGAATTAttcattaaattattatatagaaagaaattttaaattaatttatacattATAAATTGACTCAAATTATTAGATTTAAAAatatgtatataatttttattagtttaatttttaaattaagattTTGTATGGATAAATTTAGAGTTGATCATATAAATTATTAGATAAagctttaattttatataaatcatTAAATTAATCCTTGATTTTATAGACCATTTATATTTAAACATTTCACATTTTGTGCAAATCAAAATGAATTATTAAACACTTTGACTTGATCAGATttagaataaattaataaatcggttcaaaatttatcatttttatttaaaaattaaatttctaaggTAATTTCAAGACAAGAAATTCATTATAATCAATGGTTATAAATAAAATCATTGTCTAtatatattctaaaatttttctttaagggCATGCTCTTGCAAATTAAAATCAGACTAAACTAGTTAAATACTCTTTTATTACAATGGTATCCATTAATATTTTACGAGGAATCATATTCATATTTAACCTGGTATCTCCGGTTCCTCCCATGATAATTATGTTGGGAGacaaagctaaaaaaaaaaaaaaagaaataagaaattatCTTTAAAGAGGAATTTAAACAACAGATAATGGGCACAAATGTGCTGTAAAATGATGCACAGCAATTTTTCTATTATTCATGGTCCGTAACTTGCCTTTAGATAGGCTTTACACAGTAACTAAAAAAGTAACAAATAAGCAAAATTATTTGGCACTAATCAACGTGTTTTGACTGAaccagaaaataaaaaaataaggaaAGAATATAAGCAAACTTAGACTGAGTCAATAAGcaataaaaaaatgaatttgCAGCAGTTAATTTTGAATCAATTATTCAACACTCTCTCTTGATTCAAAATTGCACACTCCAAGCTGATTTCTGGAGCAAACATGCTTATCACGTGGGAGAGATTTAGTGAAAATATCAGCTACTTGCTCATTTGTATTGCAGTACTGCAATCTAATTAATCATTCTACCACAAGATCTCGAATAAAATGAACTTGAATATCTATATCCTTCGTTCTTCCATGGTAAACTGGAATTTTTATTATAGCAATTGCAACTTTGTTGTcacataaaatttcatttgcTCCAATTTGTTCTTAACAAAGATCTGCAAGTATTCTCCTTAGCCAAATTCCTAAACATAGCTTCTGATGAAGACAAAGCTATTGTACTTTGCTTCTTAGACCTCCAGGAAATAGCACCAGACCCAAGATTAAAAATGTAACCTAATGTACTTCGCCTATCCTCCAAGCATCCAGCCCAATCATTGTCGATGAACCCAATCAACCTAAAATCTGATACTCTTCCATACCATAACCCAAAATCAATTATTACAGTAACATAACACAAAACACTTTTTGTTGCATCGAGATGATGTTTTGAAGGGCTGTGGATAAACCTAGATATTACTCCAATTGAAAAAATAATGTATGGCCGTGTATGCATCAAGTAAATTAAGCCACCAACATAGCTTCTAAAGTGACTTGCATTTACTTGTACAGTTCCATCATCAACCTGCAACTTCTCATTTAAGTTCATAGGAGTGACTGCAATCTTGCAATTCAACATATTAAACCTTTTAAGCAAATCAACTGCATACTTCCTTTGTGACACAAAGATTGCATCTTGAACTTGCTTCGCTTCTAACTCGAGAAAATAGTGCAACATCCCTAAATATGAGATTTCAAACTTTTTCTTCATGATAACTTTGAATTCATTAATGAGAGAGAAAGAAGAACCCatataaatcatataatcaacgtaAAGGCAAACAATGAGAAGATCATTTTTGCCTTGTCTCATCAAATAAAGATTGGGATCATTCTTACTTCTTTCAAAGCAATTATTAAGAAAGTAGGAGTCAATTTTGCTGTATCATGCCTGTGGAGCCTGTTTCAATCCATAAAGTGCTTTTCGTAGCTTGTACACGTTCTCTTCTTGGCCTTTAACTATAAATCCTTCGAGTTGAGTAACATATACCTCTTCTTGCAACTCTCCATTTAAAAATGTTGATTTAACATCAAACTGATACGCTTTCCATTGCAATTGTGCAACTAATGCCAAGATGATTCTCACTGTTTCAAAACGAGCAACGGGAGAAAATGTTTCTTCGAAGTTAATACCTTGTTGTTATGAGTAGCCCTTTGCCACTAGTCGAGCTTTGTGCTTCTATATACTCCCATCTGTATGATACTTAGTTTTGAACACCCACTTTAGGCCCATTGCATTCTTATCATTGGGCAAATTCGTCAACTTTTAAGTTTCATTCCTTTGAATTGCTGCAATTTCTTCTTTCATGGCACTGCATCATTCTTCCTTCTCTGCTACTTCTTCAAATGTTGTTGGATTAGCTACAAACAAGGCTTGATTAACCTCATAAATTTCCCTTAATTATCTGAATTTTGTTAAAGGTGTTTCTTCAAAAGATGACGTTGAAGAAAATGAGCTTGATGATAACAAAGGACTTAATAAAGAGGGCTGCTGAACATCAGTTTGTGGAGCTTCATTTTCATTTGAGATTTCAAGTTGAACACCATCTGAAttctcatgctaagtccattttGCTTCTTCATTGAAAACCACATTCCTACTAATAATTACTTTGCCACCAACAGGATTATACAACCTATATGCTTTAGATTGACCAATAACCAACAAAAATACATTTTGTTGATTTATTATCAAGTTTACTATGATTATGAAAATCAATCAAAGCATAAAGCAACACAGCACAAAACTTTTAAATGGCTTACCCAGGGTTTTCTACCACTCCAAGCCTCATATGGTGTTTGGTTTAGAACAGCGTTTGTTAGTGATAAATTCAGCAAATAAACAACAATTGCAACACCTTCTGCCCAAAACTTATTTGAAAGTTCCTTGGCCTTCAACAAGCTCCTTGCCATCTCAACAATAGTTTGGTTCTTTCGTTCAGCAACGTTGTTTTGCTCCAGTGTATTTGGAGCAGTCAAGTCTCTATGCATGCCTTGCTCTTCACAAAACTGAATAAATTTATGAGACCAAAACTCTCCACCTCTATCTGTATGAAGCACCTTGATGCATCTTCCACTTTACTTTTCAACAAGAGCTTTAAACTTCTTAAAGGTTTAAAATGTTTCTGACTTGTATTGTAGAAAATAAACCTAGCTCATGCGAATATAGTCATCTGTAAACAAGAGAAAATATCTACTCCCACCAAATGATTTTTTTGCATAGGACCACACAAGTTAGCATGAACAATCTTAAGATAACTAAACGCCCTTCTAGACTTCCCCTTTAAAAATGGTTTTTAACATTGTTTCCCATATGTGCACCCCTTACAAACATATATTGACTCAATTTTGGGCAACCCAAACAATTTCTTTTTGACTCAATAATTTTAGACCTTTTACATTTAAATGCCCATACCGCAAAGACCATAATCTTGCTTCACTATTATCTTTGACAATAAGTGCATGATTTTCAACACTAAACACTTCAAATGGAAATAACTTATTTGGTGTTATACGAACATCAACTATTATCTGATCAGATTTTTTATCTTTAATCACATAAGAGACatcataaaaaaaaatggaaTACCCACTAGCCATAAGTTGCCCAACACTCAATAAGTTTTGAgataaaaaaagaataaaataaatatcgTAAAGAAGCTTTATATTACCATGACCATTATTAATTGCCACGGTACCTTTGCCCTCTACTTGCATTTGTTTGTCATCTCTAAGTCTCACCTTTATCTTGTATGACTCATGAAGCTCCTTAAACAATAACTTTATTCCTGTCATATGATTAGAGAAATCATTGTCCATAAACTAAATGTTGTCAGAAGCTGTTGTACCATCATGAAAGGCCATGAAAAGCTTGACCTCCTCCTCTTCCTCTTGCTTTGCATAGCTTGCTTGCTTTTTCATTTTCCAACATTCAGCTTTTACATGCCCAAACCGTTTACAGTAGTAACATTGAACACCACTTCTATTACcccttggctttttaatttgttgCATTTGACCATTTTGCTCATCACCCCATCCTTTGCCACATCCACCTCTTCCATGGGATCCTCCTCTGCCACGTCCTCTACTTGTAACCtcccttttttatttttctgaTTGGAAGGCTCCCCCTTGATATGAAATCCTTTTTCTTCATTCTTCTCATCTAGCCTATTTAGTCTTGCTTCATGGGACTGCAATGATCCCATCAATTCATCAAATGAATATGTAGCAAGGTCCTTGGACTCCTCTATAGCTGCAACTACATGATCAAACTTTGGAGTCAAACTCCGTAACACCTTTACTACTATAGTTTGATTAGAAACTCTTTTTGTATAGGACCTCATTTGATTAATAATTGCAGGCACTCTAAATAGAAAATCTTGCACCGATTCTCCACTTTTCATCTGCAAGGTCTCAAAATCATGATGAAGTGATTGAAGCTTTACCATGATCACCTTTGAGGAGCCTTGGAACGCTGTCTGCAAAGTCATCCAAGCTTCTTTGGCTGTATTTGCTTTTGGAATTTTTGAAAAAATGGACTCATGAACTACCTGTTGAATGGAGAATAATGCTTTGgagtcccttttcctattttttttcAACTTGGCTTCTTCATCTGGACTAGGATACCCATTCTCAACTAAGTCCCACAAATCTTGAGACCTGAATAAGG comes from the Hevea brasiliensis isolate MT/VB/25A 57/8 chromosome 5, ASM3005281v1, whole genome shotgun sequence genome and includes:
- the LOC110668399 gene encoding secreted RxLR effector protein 161-like, with the protein product MKKKFEISYLGMLHYFLELEAKQVQDAIFVSQRKYAVDLLKRFNMLNCKIAVTPMNLNEKLQVDDGTVQVNASHFRSYVGGLIYLMHTRPYIIFSIGVISRFIHSPSKHHLDATKSVLCYVTVIIDFGLWYGRVSDFRLIGFIDNDWAGCLEDRRSTLGYIFNLGSGAISWRSKKQSTIALSSSEAMFRNLAKENTCRSLLRTNWSK